A window of the Natronomonas salina genome harbors these coding sequences:
- the otsB gene encoding trehalose-phosphatase, translated as MTSVTDDSDDRRSGGDEDELPLLGNWLSLLEDRLSGAERLALCLDFDGTLAPIVEDPDAAAMPERTAAALEELAGHPGVDLAVVSGRGLEDLRERVAVDDCVLAGNHGLEIDRGGDRWTHPEVDPEALDRVRETVAERVESIDGCHVEDKRLTATVHFRRADVGREEVRPLVQSAVDDVSGFEATDGRQIVEIRPSVEWDKGEAVRELVDDRALGIYVGDDTTDEDAFEALEDLPGGGVGILVGDRPSAAEFRVHDVDGVRAFLEWLADGHGPVDGADADGSADA; from the coding sequence GTGACGAGCGTCACGGACGATTCCGACGACCGCAGGAGCGGCGGGGACGAGGACGAACTGCCGCTGCTCGGCAACTGGCTGTCGCTGCTGGAGGACCGGCTGTCCGGCGCCGAGCGCCTCGCGCTGTGTCTGGACTTCGACGGCACGCTCGCGCCCATCGTCGAGGACCCCGACGCGGCGGCGATGCCGGAGCGCACGGCGGCGGCCCTCGAGGAACTGGCCGGCCACCCGGGCGTCGACCTCGCGGTCGTCAGCGGCCGCGGCCTGGAGGACCTCCGCGAGCGCGTCGCTGTCGACGACTGCGTGCTCGCCGGCAACCACGGCCTCGAGATCGACCGCGGCGGCGACCGCTGGACCCACCCCGAGGTCGACCCCGAGGCGCTCGACCGCGTCCGCGAGACCGTCGCCGAGCGCGTCGAGTCCATCGACGGCTGCCACGTCGAGGACAAGCGCCTCACCGCGACGGTCCACTTCCGGCGTGCGGACGTCGGCCGCGAGGAGGTCCGGCCGCTCGTCCAGTCGGCGGTCGACGACGTCTCCGGCTTCGAGGCCACCGACGGCCGGCAGATCGTCGAGATACGGCCGAGCGTCGAGTGGGACAAGGGCGAGGCCGTCCGCGAACTCGTCGACGACCGCGCCCTCGGGATCTACGTCGGCGACGACACGACCGACGAGGACGCCTTCGAGGCCCTCGAGGACCTGCCGGGCGGCGGCGTCGGCATCCTGGTCGGGGACCGACCCTCGGCCGCCGAGTTCCGCGTCCACGACGTCGACGGCGTCCGGGCGTTCCTGGAGTGGCTGGCCGACGGTCACGGCCCCGTCGACGGCGCCGACGCCGACGGTTCCGCTGACGCGTAG
- a CDS encoding helix-turn-helix domain-containing protein encodes MPTIVWGDLPTSEFALQETFDAVPDAVFESEQVVQNGNDVVMPMLWARAGDPDELDVALENDSSVGEVSKLAELDGEVLYRMEWVRQVELVLQMMLNSNGSVLDAYGNSERWRLRIFYPDREELSQTNEFCEEHDLPFEVRRVRDMDSEPASRYGLTNEQYESLKRAWEAGYFDVPRETGIEELAEELDISHQALSERLRRGHNTLVENMLGVSVPE; translated from the coding sequence ATGCCGACCATCGTCTGGGGCGACCTCCCTACCAGCGAGTTCGCGTTGCAGGAGACCTTCGACGCGGTGCCGGACGCGGTCTTCGAGTCCGAGCAGGTCGTCCAGAACGGAAACGACGTGGTGATGCCCATGCTGTGGGCGCGGGCGGGCGACCCCGACGAACTCGACGTCGCCCTGGAGAACGACTCCAGCGTCGGCGAGGTGTCGAAGCTCGCCGAACTCGACGGCGAGGTGCTCTACCGGATGGAGTGGGTCCGCCAGGTCGAACTCGTCCTGCAGATGATGCTCAACTCCAACGGCAGCGTCCTCGACGCCTACGGCAACAGCGAGCGCTGGCGGCTCCGGATCTTCTACCCCGACCGCGAGGAGCTCTCCCAGACCAACGAGTTCTGCGAGGAGCACGACCTCCCCTTCGAGGTCCGCCGGGTCCGCGACATGGACAGCGAGCCCGCCAGCCGCTACGGCCTGACCAACGAGCAGTACGAGTCGCTCAAGCGGGCCTGGGAGGCCGGCTACTTCGACGTGCCCCGGGAGACGGGCATCGAGGAGCTCGCCGAGGAGCTCGACATCTCCCACCAGGCGCTCTCCGAGCGGCTCCGCCGCGGCCACAATACGCTCGTCGAGAACATGCTCGGCGTCTCCGTCCCCGAGTAG
- a CDS encoding NUDIX hydrolase: protein MDWERVAAHEPAGISGAEREAAVLAPVVTREDGDYLLFTKRADHLGEHPGQMSFPGGGRETEDADLEATAKREAHEEIGLEPQEVAVRGRLDDIPTVSNYAVRPFVASIPDREYTPDEREVAEIAVLSLSDLTDLENYESERRDHPYYGDIRIHYFHVDGYTVWGATGRMLVQFLELATDWEEPEEVDRVVDPDADYPV, encoded by the coding sequence ATGGACTGGGAGCGGGTGGCGGCACACGAGCCGGCCGGGATCAGCGGCGCGGAACGGGAGGCCGCCGTGCTGGCCCCGGTCGTCACCCGCGAGGACGGCGACTACCTCCTCTTCACGAAGCGGGCCGACCACCTCGGCGAGCACCCCGGCCAGATGAGCTTCCCCGGCGGCGGCCGCGAGACCGAGGACGCCGACCTGGAGGCGACGGCCAAGCGGGAGGCCCACGAGGAGATCGGCCTCGAACCCCAGGAGGTCGCCGTCCGCGGCCGCCTCGACGACATCCCGACGGTCTCGAACTACGCGGTGCGGCCGTTCGTGGCGTCGATCCCCGACCGCGAGTACACCCCCGACGAGCGCGAGGTCGCCGAGATCGCCGTCCTCTCGCTGTCCGACCTCACCGACCTCGAGAACTACGAGTCCGAGCGCCGCGACCACCCCTACTACGGCGACATCCGCATCCACTACTTCCACGTCGACGGCTACACCGTCTGGGGAGCGACCGGCCGGATGCTCGTGCAGTTCCTCGAACTCGCGACCGACTGGGAGGAACCCGAGGAGGTCGACCGCGTCGTCGACCCCGACGCCGACTACCCCGTCTAG
- a CDS encoding helix-turn-helix domain-containing protein — protein MREVEFVVAHEPGANPVADLLADHPEARLRSLACHVTETSLWRVDRATGPSEALDGLADMAGARYFTDCLVRDGCDGDWETTVLDRSEGSLLLYSYWERDADCDSVPHLAREHFGDGVVLDETWRERSQRWRVLAPDGPVGDFVADVRSVAEADVRFERVSDPEREADDELPPKQADALEAAVEAGYYETPREVEAYELADELGIPGSTLTYRLRRAESWLAKQYVE, from the coding sequence ATGCGCGAAGTGGAGTTCGTCGTCGCCCACGAGCCCGGAGCGAACCCGGTCGCCGACCTGCTGGCCGACCACCCGGAGGCGCGGCTCCGGTCGCTGGCCTGCCACGTCACCGAGACGAGCCTCTGGCGGGTCGACCGCGCCACCGGACCGAGCGAGGCCCTCGACGGCCTGGCCGACATGGCGGGGGCCCGCTACTTCACGGACTGTCTGGTCCGGGACGGCTGCGACGGCGACTGGGAGACGACGGTGCTGGACCGCTCGGAGGGGTCGCTGCTGCTGTACTCCTACTGGGAGCGGGACGCCGACTGCGACTCGGTGCCGCACCTCGCGCGGGAGCACTTCGGCGACGGCGTCGTCCTCGACGAGACCTGGCGGGAGCGCAGCCAGCGGTGGCGGGTGCTGGCCCCGGACGGCCCGGTCGGCGACTTCGTCGCGGACGTCCGGTCGGTCGCGGAGGCCGACGTCCGGTTCGAGCGCGTCTCCGACCCGGAGCGGGAGGCCGACGACGAACTGCCGCCGAAGCAGGCGGACGCCCTGGAGGCGGCCGTCGAGGCGGGCTACTACGAGACGCCGCGGGAGGTCGAGGCCTACGAACTGGCCGACGAACTCGGCATCCCCGGGTCGACGCTGACCTACCGGCTGCGGCGCGCGGAGTCGTGGCTGGCGAAGCAGTACGTGGAGTGA
- a CDS encoding alpha,alpha-trehalose-phosphate synthase (UDP-forming), producing MEETLSRADVDIGAVTDDVHVVSNRQPYRHEYGEDGDVEVDRPTGGLTAGLDPVMQQLGGTWTAWGDGDADFAVSDDGNAVAVPPEDPSYTLQRIPLSEEEVAGYYEGYANQTLWPLCHSAMGNVRFDHDDWEEYRSVNRKFGAVVAAQVDDDSTVWFQDYHFGLAPRFVRGETDAVLMQFWHIPWPSADVFRVAPNAEELLDGLLANDLLGFHVPRYCANFLECAEELVDDAVVDWSEDRVLYGDRATRVEAFPLNVDADSIAEQADAAPDAGARVREEFGIDPDRPIALGVDRLDYTKGIPERLDALEHLWETRPDLRGAFTYVQKGEESRQGIEAYRELQAAVEERVDRINERFGTDDWQPVVSTTEFLEPETLYGLYRDAEVALVTPVRDGMNLVAKEYVAAQDDGDAALVLSRFTGAHEELGDGAIVVNPHDTPATADAIARAFEMDGDERSDRTLQMRQAVDDGGVTEWIDSVFETAAAVAEERRSSA from the coding sequence ATGGAGGAGACCCTCTCCCGCGCGGACGTGGACATCGGGGCAGTCACCGACGACGTACACGTCGTCTCCAACCGCCAGCCGTACCGCCACGAGTACGGCGAGGACGGCGACGTGGAGGTCGACCGGCCGACGGGCGGCCTGACGGCCGGCCTCGACCCGGTCATGCAGCAACTCGGCGGGACCTGGACCGCGTGGGGCGACGGGGACGCGGACTTCGCGGTCAGCGACGACGGCAACGCCGTGGCGGTGCCGCCGGAGGACCCCTCGTACACCCTCCAGCGGATTCCCCTCTCCGAGGAGGAGGTCGCGGGCTACTACGAGGGGTACGCCAACCAGACGCTGTGGCCGCTGTGCCACAGCGCGATGGGGAACGTGCGCTTCGACCACGACGACTGGGAGGAGTACCGCTCGGTCAACCGGAAGTTCGGCGCCGTCGTCGCCGCGCAGGTCGACGACGACTCGACTGTGTGGTTCCAGGACTACCACTTCGGACTCGCCCCCCGGTTCGTCCGCGGCGAGACCGACGCCGTACTGATGCAGTTCTGGCACATCCCGTGGCCGTCCGCCGACGTCTTCCGGGTCGCTCCCAACGCCGAGGAGCTGCTCGACGGGCTGCTGGCCAACGACCTGCTGGGGTTCCACGTGCCGCGCTACTGTGCGAACTTCCTGGAGTGCGCCGAGGAGCTGGTCGACGACGCCGTCGTCGACTGGTCGGAGGACCGCGTCCTCTACGGCGACCGCGCGACGCGCGTCGAGGCGTTCCCGCTGAACGTCGACGCCGACAGCATCGCCGAGCAGGCCGACGCCGCTCCCGACGCCGGCGCGCGCGTCCGCGAGGAGTTCGGCATCGATCCCGACCGGCCGATCGCCCTCGGGGTCGACCGCCTCGACTACACCAAGGGCATCCCGGAGCGGCTCGATGCCCTCGAGCACCTCTGGGAGACGCGGCCGGACCTCCGCGGGGCGTTCACCTACGTCCAGAAGGGCGAGGAGAGCCGCCAGGGCATCGAGGCCTACCGGGAGCTGCAGGCGGCCGTCGAGGAGCGCGTCGACCGCATCAACGAGCGGTTCGGCACCGACGACTGGCAGCCGGTCGTCTCGACGACGGAGTTCCTCGAGCCCGAGACCCTGTACGGCCTCTACCGCGACGCCGAGGTCGCGCTCGTGACGCCCGTCCGCGACGGGATGAACCTCGTCGCCAAGGAGTACGTCGCCGCCCAGGACGACGGCGACGCCGCGCTCGTGTTGAGCCGGTTCACCGGGGCCCACGAGGAACTCGGCGACGGCGCCATCGTCGTCAACCCCCACGACACCCCGGCCACCGCCGACGCCATCGCGAGGGCCTTCGAGATGGACGGCGACGAGCGGAGCGACCGCACCCTGCAGATGCGCCAGGCCGTCGACGACGGCGGCGTCACCGAGTGGATCGACTCCGTCTTCGAGACCGCGGCGGCGGTCGCCGAGGAACGGAGGTCGTCGGCGTGA
- a CDS encoding heavy metal translocating P-type ATPase, with the protein MTEESATSRAGGGRPRELTAHLAVPEMDCPSCASKVDKSLGRVEGVLETELQPTTGTAVVTYDADAVDEADVVAAIEKAGYEVVGGSDDAGADDGVDVAPPAEVWTSPRAKKTWLGAAFVVFGLLFEFLLPGQNVAVASVLEYPLEVADVLFLAAVAISGLPVVRSGYYSARNRSLDIDLLMGTAIIAATGIGYFVEAATLAVLFSVAELLEDFAMDRARNSLRELMELSPDEATVKRDGEEVTVPAEDVAVGEVVVVRPGEKIPLDGTVVEGDSAVDESPITGESVPVDKTAGDEVFAGAINAEGYLEVEVTSTAGDSTLSRIIEMVQGAQAEQTETEQFVDRFAGYYTPLVVVLAILTAAVPPLLIDDPVSAGVAGYALTFAGDWQTWFIRGLTLLVIACPCAFVISTPVSVVSGITSAAKNGVLIKGGNYLEAMGEVDAVAIDKTGTLTRGELAVTDVVPADGVDERELLRYGAGIERRSEHPIAAAVLARADEAGVDDLPEPTSFESLTGRGIRGEIDGETVYAGKPSLFEELGYDLSRARRTDGGAVPEAAEAGAGAFDGDTLEDLEQAGKTVVLVGTESRLLGAIAIADEVRPDSRRAVERLRELGVQRVVMLTGDNEGTARAIAEEVGVDEYRAELLPEEKVDAIEALQAEYGTVAMVGDGINDAPALARAEVGIAMGAAGTDTALETADIALMGDDVGKLPYLYALSHRANGVIRQNIWASLGVKFLLALGVPLGLVSVALAVVVGDMGMSLGVTGNAMRLSRIEPE; encoded by the coding sequence ATGACAGAGGAGAGCGCGACGAGTCGGGCCGGCGGCGGTCGGCCCAGGGAGCTGACCGCCCACCTGGCGGTCCCCGAGATGGACTGCCCCTCCTGCGCCAGCAAGGTCGACAAGAGCCTCGGGCGCGTCGAGGGCGTCCTCGAGACGGAACTGCAGCCCACGACCGGCACCGCCGTCGTCACCTACGACGCCGACGCGGTCGACGAGGCCGACGTGGTCGCGGCCATCGAGAAGGCCGGCTACGAGGTCGTCGGCGGGAGCGACGACGCGGGGGCCGACGACGGCGTCGACGTCGCGCCGCCGGCGGAGGTCTGGACGAGTCCGCGGGCGAAGAAGACCTGGCTCGGCGCGGCGTTCGTCGTGTTCGGGCTCCTCTTCGAGTTCCTCCTGCCCGGCCAGAACGTCGCGGTGGCGAGCGTCCTCGAGTACCCGCTCGAGGTCGCCGACGTGCTGTTCCTCGCCGCCGTCGCGATCAGCGGGCTGCCGGTCGTCCGCAGCGGCTACTACTCCGCGCGGAACCGGAGCCTGGACATCGACCTGCTGATGGGGACGGCCATCATCGCGGCCACCGGCATCGGTTACTTCGTCGAGGCGGCGACGCTCGCCGTCCTCTTCAGCGTCGCCGAACTGCTCGAGGACTTCGCGATGGACCGGGCGCGGAACTCCCTCCGGGAGCTAATGGAACTGTCGCCCGACGAGGCCACCGTGAAGCGAGACGGCGAGGAGGTGACCGTCCCCGCCGAGGACGTGGCAGTCGGCGAGGTCGTCGTCGTCCGCCCCGGCGAGAAGATCCCCCTCGACGGGACGGTCGTCGAGGGCGACAGCGCCGTCGACGAGTCGCCCATCACCGGCGAGAGCGTCCCCGTCGACAAGACCGCCGGCGACGAGGTGTTCGCCGGCGCCATCAACGCCGAGGGGTACCTCGAGGTGGAGGTCACCTCGACGGCGGGCGACTCCACGCTCTCGCGGATCATCGAGATGGTCCAGGGCGCCCAGGCCGAGCAGACCGAGACCGAGCAGTTCGTCGACCGGTTCGCGGGCTACTACACGCCGCTCGTCGTCGTCCTGGCCATCCTGACCGCCGCGGTTCCGCCGCTGCTCATCGACGACCCGGTGTCGGCAGGCGTCGCCGGCTACGCGCTCACGTTCGCCGGCGACTGGCAGACGTGGTTCATCCGCGGGCTGACGCTCCTGGTCATCGCCTGCCCCTGCGCGTTCGTCATCTCGACGCCGGTGTCGGTCGTCTCCGGCATCACCAGCGCCGCGAAGAACGGCGTGCTCATCAAGGGCGGCAACTACCTCGAGGCGATGGGCGAGGTCGACGCCGTCGCCATCGACAAGACCGGCACCCTCACCCGGGGGGAGCTCGCCGTCACCGACGTCGTCCCCGCCGACGGCGTCGACGAGCGGGAGTTGCTCCGGTACGGGGCGGGCATCGAGCGGCGCAGCGAACACCCCATCGCCGCGGCGGTCCTCGCCCGCGCCGACGAGGCCGGGGTCGACGACCTGCCGGAGCCGACGTCGTTCGAGAGCCTGACCGGCCGCGGCATCCGCGGGGAGATAGACGGCGAGACGGTGTACGCCGGCAAGCCCTCGCTGTTCGAGGAGTTGGGCTACGACCTCTCGCGGGCCCGGCGGACCGACGGCGGGGCGGTCCCGGAGGCCGCCGAAGCGGGGGCCGGCGCCTTCGACGGCGACACCCTCGAGGACCTGGAGCAGGCGGGCAAGACGGTGGTGCTCGTCGGGACCGAGTCGCGGCTGCTCGGGGCCATCGCCATCGCCGACGAGGTCCGCCCCGACTCGCGGCGGGCCGTCGAGCGCCTGCGGGAACTCGGCGTCCAGCGGGTCGTGATGCTGACCGGCGACAACGAGGGGACGGCCCGCGCCATCGCCGAGGAGGTCGGCGTCGACGAGTACCGCGCGGAGCTCCTGCCGGAGGAGAAGGTCGACGCCATCGAGGCGCTGCAGGCCGAGTACGGCACGGTCGCGATGGTCGGCGACGGCATCAACGACGCCCCCGCGCTGGCCCGGGCCGAGGTCGGCATCGCGATGGGCGCCGCCGGCACGGACACCGCCCTCGAGACCGCCGACATCGCGCTGATGGGCGACGA
- a CDS encoding esterase/lipase family protein, whose protein sequence is MLLGIPTRDWPLPRQLLRNVRELHRARRRGGCADGCEFDRADDSRLPWTTDGAYGGWGGDAYHGTDGGPRSPGPGDENTPVVFVHGNQRDACDWSDHARFFLRRGYDGDDLWAITFREGTPTHGSMAAQLDDFVGRVRDHTGAEEVAVVGHSLGVTGVRYWLATHDRYDWVETVVGLAGANHGTVLNTWCADAGMNRGAYQVSEFLRGDYDARRDHPLAGLNEEETPGDVDYYTLRGTEDPLFWRCRDSPALEGATNVVIEDDHDGVRRSQTALEYVFRWVADEHPYNLQQQVAAPG, encoded by the coding sequence GTGCTCCTCGGCATTCCGACACGCGATTGGCCGCTCCCGCGGCAGCTGCTCCGGAACGTCCGGGAGCTCCACCGCGCTCGCCGTCGTGGCGGCTGCGCGGACGGCTGCGAGTTCGACCGCGCCGACGACAGCCGGCTCCCGTGGACGACCGACGGCGCCTACGGCGGCTGGGGCGGCGACGCCTACCACGGCACCGACGGCGGCCCCCGGTCGCCCGGCCCCGGCGACGAGAACACCCCCGTCGTCTTCGTCCACGGCAACCAGCGCGACGCCTGCGACTGGTCGGACCACGCGCGGTTCTTCCTGCGGCGCGGCTACGACGGCGACGACCTGTGGGCCATCACGTTCCGCGAGGGGACGCCGACCCACGGGTCGATGGCCGCCCAGCTCGACGACTTCGTCGGGCGGGTCCGCGACCACACCGGCGCCGAGGAGGTCGCGGTGGTCGGTCACAGCCTCGGCGTCACCGGCGTCCGCTACTGGCTGGCCACCCACGACCGCTACGACTGGGTGGAGACGGTCGTCGGTCTCGCCGGCGCCAACCACGGGACGGTCCTCAACACCTGGTGTGCGGACGCGGGGATGAACCGCGGCGCCTACCAGGTCAGCGAGTTCCTCCGCGGCGACTACGACGCCCGCCGGGACCACCCCCTGGCCGGCCTCAACGAGGAGGAGACCCCCGGCGACGTCGACTACTACACGCTCCGGGGCACCGAGGACCCCCTGTTCTGGCGCTGCCGGGACAGCCCCGCGCTGGAGGGGGCGACGAACGTCGTCATCGAGGACGACCACGACGGCGTCCGGCGGAGCCAGACGGCCCTGGAGTACGTCTTCCGCTGGGTGGCCGACGAGCACCCGTACAACCTCCAGCAGCAGGTCGCGGCGCCGGGCTGA
- the rtcA gene encoding RNA 3'-terminal phosphate cyclase: protein MLEIDGADGGGQIVRTAVSLSALSGEAVRIEDVRGDRDEPGLRAQHVAAVEAAASLCDASVEGLEQGAEALVFEPGELEAKDVSVAVGTAGSVALVFDTVLPLAAGLDEPAEVTVTGGTDVLWAPPIDYLRRLKLPLLSEYGLDADLSVESRGFYPLGGGEATLTLRPSALSPLALDERGALRRVEVYSTADEELRDAEVAERQAAAVAEGLDVDVSVATLSTYDDADSPGSAVVLAAVYEGGRAGFSALGEAGKPSEQVGSEAVEAFQGFRDGSAAVDRHLADQLQVHLALAGGRVLAPAATDHVETNREVVAAFGYDVTVEERAEGVLLEG, encoded by the coding sequence ATGCTGGAGATCGACGGAGCGGACGGCGGCGGTCAGATCGTCCGGACGGCCGTCTCGCTGTCGGCGCTGTCGGGCGAGGCGGTCCGGATCGAGGACGTCCGCGGCGACCGCGACGAGCCGGGGCTCCGCGCCCAGCACGTCGCGGCCGTCGAGGCGGCGGCGTCCCTCTGCGACGCCTCGGTCGAGGGCCTCGAGCAGGGCGCGGAGGCGCTGGTCTTCGAGCCGGGCGAGCTGGAGGCGAAGGACGTCTCGGTGGCGGTGGGGACGGCGGGCAGCGTCGCCCTCGTCTTCGACACAGTCCTGCCGCTGGCCGCGGGCCTCGACGAACCCGCCGAGGTGACGGTCACCGGCGGCACCGACGTCCTCTGGGCGCCGCCGATCGACTACCTCCGGCGGCTGAAGCTCCCGTTGCTGTCGGAGTACGGGCTCGACGCGGACCTGTCGGTCGAGTCGCGGGGGTTCTACCCGCTCGGCGGCGGGGAGGCGACGCTGACGCTGCGCCCCTCGGCGCTCTCGCCGCTGGCGCTCGACGAGCGCGGGGCTCTCCGCCGCGTGGAGGTGTACTCGACGGCCGACGAGGAGCTGCGCGACGCCGAGGTCGCCGAGCGGCAGGCGGCCGCGGTGGCGGAGGGCCTCGACGTCGACGTCTCGGTGGCGACGCTGTCGACCTACGACGACGCCGACTCGCCGGGGTCGGCGGTCGTGCTCGCGGCCGTCTACGAGGGCGGCCGGGCGGGCTTCTCGGCGCTCGGGGAGGCCGGCAAGCCCTCCGAGCAGGTGGGCAGCGAGGCGGTCGAGGCGTTCCAGGGGTTCCGGGACGGGAGCGCGGCGGTCGACCGCCACCTCGCCGACCAGCTGCAGGTCCACCTGGCGCTGGCCGGCGGCCGCGTGCTCGCGCCGGCGGCGACCGACCACGTCGAGACGAACCGCGAGGTCGTCGCGGCGTTCGGCTACGACGTGACCGTCGAGGAGCGCGCGGAGGGCGTGCTGCTCGAGGGGTGA
- a CDS encoding universal stress protein, with amino-acid sequence MPETTTVLVPVRYPLTDASVRTLEEAARIAADEPDAQLLVLHVDPLQGNIRTRASDMYHAIAAHVGEVETEVLTRRGFFVEEVILEEAEANRADVVVVGADRTATWRRLLGRLLRNDPAVGSYLRAETDERTEIVEVEASAGGASADAADARSG; translated from the coding sequence ATGCCCGAGACGACGACCGTCCTCGTCCCCGTCCGCTACCCGCTCACCGACGCGAGCGTACGGACGCTGGAGGAGGCGGCACGAATCGCCGCAGACGAGCCGGACGCCCAGCTGCTGGTGTTGCACGTCGACCCCCTGCAGGGCAACATCAGGACGCGGGCCAGCGACATGTACCACGCGATCGCCGCGCACGTCGGCGAGGTGGAGACGGAGGTGCTCACGCGGCGCGGGTTCTTCGTCGAGGAGGTGATCCTCGAGGAGGCCGAGGCCAACCGCGCCGACGTCGTCGTGGTCGGTGCCGACCGGACGGCGACGTGGCGGCGGCTCCTCGGTCGGTTGCTGCGGAACGACCCGGCCGTCGGCTCGTACCTGCGGGCCGAGACGGACGAGCGGACGGAGATCGTCGAGGTGGAGGCGTCGGCCGGCGGGGCGTCGGCGGACGCGGCGGACGCCCGGAGCGGGTGA
- a CDS encoding sulfatase, whose amino-acid sequence MTRPSNVVFVVLDTARASDAPPVREETMPTLAELAAEGTAYEHAFACAPWSVPSHASLFTGAYPSRHGAHGDHTYLDEGHRTVAESFADSGYETIGVSNNTWITEEFGFARGFDSFWKGWQYWQSDADMGTVARADQPREKLRRAANNLFDGNPAVNAANIAYSELLQPAGDDGAARTTDRIESWLDDRDADRPFFAFVNYLEPHIDYRPPEAYAERFLPAGASFEEAVELRQDPRAYDVGEYDLTDREFRLLYGLYRGELAYVDEQLDRLRTALADAGEWEDTLLVVCGDHGENVGDHGFLGHQYNLYDTLLHVPLVCHGGAFTGGAGNADALVQLSDLVPTLLDAAGIDDPTLREQCQGPSFHPEADAEERDAVYAEYVAPQPSMERLEERFDGIPESVREYDRSLRAIRTREYKLIRGSDGLEELYDVVEDPGERTDLSATHRDRVTALGERLESWHGSFEHAEADGEVEVDADTERRLESLGYM is encoded by the coding sequence ATGACACGCCCCTCGAACGTCGTCTTCGTCGTTCTCGACACCGCTCGCGCCTCGGACGCCCCGCCCGTCCGGGAGGAAACCATGCCGACGCTGGCGGAACTCGCCGCCGAGGGGACGGCCTACGAGCACGCATTCGCGTGCGCCCCGTGGTCCGTGCCGTCCCACGCGTCGCTGTTCACCGGCGCCTACCCCTCGCGGCACGGCGCCCACGGCGACCACACCTACCTCGACGAGGGCCACCGCACCGTCGCGGAGTCGTTCGCCGACTCCGGCTACGAGACGATCGGGGTCTCGAACAACACCTGGATCACCGAGGAGTTCGGCTTCGCGCGCGGCTTCGACTCGTTCTGGAAGGGGTGGCAGTACTGGCAGTCCGACGCCGACATGGGGACGGTCGCCCGCGCCGACCAGCCCCGCGAGAAGCTCCGGCGGGCCGCCAACAACCTCTTCGACGGCAACCCCGCCGTCAACGCGGCCAACATCGCCTACAGCGAACTGCTCCAGCCCGCGGGCGACGACGGCGCCGCCCGCACCACCGACCGCATCGAGTCCTGGCTCGACGACCGTGACGCCGACCGACCGTTCTTCGCCTTCGTCAACTACCTCGAGCCGCACATCGACTACCGGCCGCCCGAGGCGTACGCCGAGCGGTTCCTGCCGGCCGGCGCGAGCTTCGAGGAGGCCGTCGAACTCCGCCAGGACCCCCGCGCCTACGACGTCGGCGAGTACGACCTCACCGACCGGGAGTTCCGGCTGCTGTACGGGCTCTACCGCGGCGAACTCGCCTACGTCGACGAGCAGCTCGACCGCCTGCGGACCGCCCTGGCGGACGCCGGCGAGTGGGAGGACACCCTGCTCGTCGTCTGCGGCGACCACGGCGAGAACGTCGGCGACCACGGCTTCCTCGGCCACCAGTACAACCTCTACGACACGCTGCTGCACGTGCCGCTCGTCTGCCACGGCGGCGCCTTCACCGGCGGCGCCGGCAACGCCGACGCGCTCGTCCAGCTCTCCGACCTCGTCCCGACGCTGCTGGACGCCGCCGGGATCGACGACCCGACGCTCCGCGAGCAGTGCCAGGGCCCCTCGTTCCACCCCGAGGCCGATGCCGAGGAGCGCGACGCCGTCTACGCGGAGTACGTCGCGCCGCAGCCCTCGATGGAGCGCCTCGAGGAGCGCTTCGACGGCATCCCCGAGTCGGTGCGGGAGTACGACCGCTCGCTCCGGGCGATCCGCACCCGCGAGTACAAGCTCATCCGCGGCTCCGACGGCCTGGAGGAGCTCTACGACGTCGTCGAGGACCCGGGCGAGCGGACGGACCTCTCGGCGACGCACCGCGACCGCGTGACGGCCCTCGGCGAGCGCCTCGAGTCCTGGCACGGCTCCTTCGAGCACGCCGAGGCCGACGGCGAGGTCGAGGTCGACGCCGACACCGAGCGGCGCCTCGAGAGCCTCGGCTACATGTAG